The Phyllopteryx taeniolatus isolate TA_2022b chromosome 14, UOR_Ptae_1.2, whole genome shotgun sequence genome has a window encoding:
- the stard3nl gene encoding STARD3 N-terminal-like protein, translated as MHSQCSSSAGSRLMGGLEARSSTPLQARMDSYEEKKKCISDVRRTFCLFVTFDLLFVTLLWIIELNVNGGLPKQLNQEVVHYNYHGSFFDIFLLAVFRFAVLILAYAVCRLRHWWAVAITTAVSCAFLIVKVILSKLLSQGAFGYLLPIISFVLAWIETWLLDLKVLPQEAEDENRYQSLLDASMERAPLLHPGPMSDGQFYSPPESVADTDEDLDGKPGLF; from the exons ATGCACAGCCAATGCAGCAGCAGCGCTGGCTCTCGTCTGATGGGAGGTCTCGAGGCGAGGAGCTCCACGCCCCTCCAGGCCCGCATGGACTCGTAcgaggagaagaagaagtgcATCTCGGACGTGAGGAGGACCTTCTGCCTCTTCGTTACGTTCGATCTCTTGTTCGTCACCTTGCTGTGGATCATCGAGCTCAAC gTAAACGGCGGCCTTCCCAAGCAGCTGAACCAGGAAGTGGTCCACTATAACTATCACGGCTCCTTCTTTGACATCTTT CTTCTGGCCGTGTTCCGATTCGCCGTCCTCATCTTGGCCTACGCCGTCTGCAGGCTGAGGCACTGGTGGGCGGTGGCT ATCACCACTGCGGTCAGCTGCGCCTTCCTCATTGTCAAAGTGATTTTGTCAAAG CTGCTGTCTCAGGGTGCTTTTGGATACCTGCTGCCCATAATCTCCTTCGTGCTGGCCTGGATCGAAACCTGGCTGCTGGACTTGAAGGTTCTTCCTCAAGAGGCAGAGGACGAAAACC GGTACCAGTCCCTATTGGACGCCAGCATGGAGCGAGctcctcttcttcatcctgGTCCGATGTCCGACGGCCAGTTCTACTCGCCGCCCGAGTCGGTGGCAG ACACAGATGAGGACCTGGATGGCAAACCAGGACTCTTTTAA
- the rnf182 gene encoding E3 ubiquitin-protein ligase RNF182 codes for MIGDVSSHGERQNAEELECKICYCGYNLGSRRPKVLECCHRLCAKCLAKIQDLGESPPSTVICPFCRYVTRLLGEAASSLPDDYNLLTALALGSCSQRSQRNLHFHQDELLLNPRHLSSLMGNEPTSTSPSSTSAYSSIRGSPNFVVITIMEPPPASSPGQDQPGGNLISNRGFRSSSQDSMASITQRWTLWNCAALLCQTSARALVWVLGLLYFSSLPMGVYLLIMQQTTVGVLLVSLVPASLVMVIVYGFCQCVCQEVWNCMPP; via the coding sequence ATGATTGGAGACGTGAGCAGCCATGGGGAGCGTCAGAACGCGGAGGAGCTGGAGTGCAAGATCTGCTACTGCGGCTACAACTTGGGGAGCCGCCGACCCAAGGTTCTGGAATGCTGCCACCGCCTATGTGCCAAGTGCCTCGCCAAGATTCAGGACCTAGGAGAGTCGCCTCCCAGCACCGTGATCTGCCCCTTCTGCCGTTACGTCACCAGGCTACTCGGAGAGGCGGCCAGCAGTCTCCCGGACGACTACAACCTGCTAACCGCATTGGCGCTAGGGAGCTGCAGCCAGAGGTCCCAGAGGAACCTTCATTTCCACCAAGACGAACTGCTCCTGAACCCCCGGCACCTGAGCTCCTTGATGGGAAACGAACCGACCTCGACGTCCCCTTCGTCCACCTCTGCTTACTCCTCCATCCGAGGCTCTCCTAACTTTGTGGTCATCACCATCATGGAGCCTCCGCCGGCCTCCTCCCCAGGGCAGGACCAGCCCGGCGGAAACCTGATCTCCAACCGGGGGTTCCGCTCCTCCAGCCAAGACTCCATGGCGTCCATCACGCAGAGGTGGACCCTGTGGAACTGCGCCGCCCTGCTGTGCCAAACGTCGGCCCGGGCCCTGGTGTGGGTGCTAGGCCTGCTCTACTTCAGCTCGCTGCCCATGGGCGTGTACCTCCTCATCATGCAGCAGACCACTGTGGGGGTCCTGCTGGTGAGCCTGGTCCCCGCCAGCCTGGTCATGGTGATTGTCTACGGCTTCTGCCAGTGTGTATGCCAGGAGGTCTGGAACTGCATGCCACCGTAG